The genomic stretch TTGCATGTCATCGACCACACCTTTGGTCATGGTAGATGTCGCTTGCTCTCGACCTAAATCAGAAATCACTTTCAGAGGGTTCAAATACAAGTTTTTGAGGTGGTTCCCCCAGATAGCCGCTTTGAAGATCTTCTGACCTAGCTCGCCGTATTTGTCATAGGCTTCATAGCCCGCTTTGATGTAAGAAACCTTAAGATACTCAATACCCGGAATGTGTTCTTTCACCACCAACTTGTAGCGGCGGCTGACCTCTTCAAATAACTTAAGCCCTTCAGGAATCGAAAAATCGAGTGATTTCTTATCAAACTTTTTAGCGACGAATTCAAGTACCTCTAAACCGGTTTGGTCTAGGTTGCCCCACTCTATCTCGTTACTTAATTGCTGACGCACATAGTGTTTCGAGTCATTCCAAATCAACAGCTCTGCTTGCGACCATTCATCGGATGCTTTGACCATCGCGTCCTTTACTAACGCATCGTTTACTAACACATCAGTGTCAGCACTCTTAGGCGATGATTCGGTTTCACCCTCACTCGCAGGGTTTGCAGACGCATTGCTATAAGTTGGTTTGCGAGAAGAGCGGCTAGAAATGAATAAAGGAATGGTGAACAGCAAGGTACTCACTGCAATGGCAATCGACATTTCCAATAAGTAACCATATTTGACCGCCAAGAAAAGACCAAAGCCCATCATGATAATGCTGGGGAAGATAGCCGAAATCAGAGCTATGCCCCAACGGCCACTCGACAAAACGGCCAGTAATCGAAATAGGTTTCTAATTTTCTTCATAGCCCGACGCCGCCTTACCTTTTTTCATGGATTCTTTGTAGATCTTTTGCATCTCTTGTTCAGACACTTCTTCACCTTTGTTCTTATGATAGAAGTAAAAACAAGCCGCTCGACCTAAACCATAACTGGTGCCGAAACTCATGGCCGCAGCTGCTACCGCTCCGACCGTTTGACCGTAAACCGGAATCAACTTTATCAGTTGTCGAGTGCCGAGCTTCATTCCGTACTGTAATGCAAAGCTGCTTCCCAAGGTACCTATCAACTCGCTAAAGACTCTCTTGTTCCATTCCACCCCATATTGGTTTGCCAAACTGTGGAGCATTTTCGCTTGAATCGCAGGCACAGACACTAAGCCAACACCCGGAATCAAGTCACTGGCGGCCGCACTTCCTGCATACCAAAGCACTTCGTTTTCTACTTGGTCAAAGTTGGCTTCTTCTTGAGTTGAATGCTCTTTGTCGACCACCATCATTCCGATAACAGGAAGGATGTTGGTCAGCTTTTCAATCAAGGCTTCATAATTGTAGATTGCGCCACTGTTGTTGCTAGATCCATCCGTTTCAAAATCCACCGCGACCGATTCAAATCCCTTTCCCCACACCTTTTCTATTTGATTGGTGTTGAATTGAATTTGCCTTGCGCGGTCTGCTTCATTGGAAGACAACACAGCGGTATGAACAAGCAACAAGTGCTTAATCTTCTTTTGCTTTTTAATCTGTTGCAGAGCAGCAAGCACCGCGGATTGTTCAGGCTCATCGACTTTCATCACCACGACAAGCGCATTACCCGCTTGACCGATCTCTTGAAGATCGTCTGTAGGATCATAATCGGCCTCACCCAAACCTCGGGTATCGAGAAAGCGCATGACCGGTTTGTCTTGTGGAAACGCATACGACATTGCCGTCATGGTGCATGGCGCAAAACCGTTACCCACTTCAACAGAGGAATCCCCAGTGACCGCTTGAATAAACGATGACTTGCCCGCGCCCGTTTTACCCAACAGCCACAAGGTCGGCAGATGTTTACGCTGATATTCATGAGCCTGAGTGAGATCGGGGTTCTTGCTCGGATTAATGAAGTCTTTTATTTGATCAAACATGGTTAGACTAACGCTCACTTGATGTTGAGATTCGGGTTGGTGACAAGGTGCGATGACTTATATAATCGTGTTATCGCCTTTAGCTTAAGTTTGTTCAGTGACACGTTTGTTCAGTCGTGCTGATTTACAATGCTTAAGCACTTGTTTTTATAAGCCTGTTTTATATACGGTTCTATCACGTATTTAAGCATGCTCCAAGCTATTGATATGCTTGACGCTGTAACAGTTGAAGTCGTCTATTAGTAATCAACAGCCATCAGTTAAAAGCTAGCAAAAAACACAGAGAGCCCAAAGAGAAGTATGGAACAAATTTATTTAGCAGGCGGATGCTTGTGGGGTGTGCAAGAGTTCATCAAGTATGTGCCCGGTGTGATCAGCACAGAAGCAGGCCGCGCCAATGGCAGCGCCCAGCCAAAAGAAAACGAAGCATCAAAAAGCGATGACAACCAAAACGCTTACGATGGCTACGCTGAGTGTGTGCAGATTGAGTTTGACCCAAGCATCACATCCGTCACGGTTCTGATGGAACATCTGTTTGAAATCATCGACCCATACAGCGTAAACAAACAAGGTGTCGATGTGGGCGAGAAGTATCGCACCGGTGTTTACAGCACTGACGCTCAACACTTAGCGGAAGCCGAGCGCTACATTGCATCACGTGAAGACGCAGACCGAATCGCTCTAGAGGTTTTGCCATTAACCAAATACGTCGCCAGTGACGATATCCACCAGCATCACTTAAGCCACTTTCCTGAAGATCATCACTTATGCCATATCCCTTGGGATCTGCTATATAAATATAAATCCTAACTTGAGCCTCAAGCCTAGCTTCTAAGAAATTTAGCTTATAACCTCGAATCTAAATATCTTAGAAGCTATAAACAGAACACTAAAAAGCCCTAACAGGCACTCACTGTTGGGGCTTTTTCCAGTCTATTTGGAACGAAACAGTACCCAGAAACCCGTCAAATCACTCTCCTTAATACGCCCTCCCTATTACATGATTTTCAGAACCAAGACTTCATAATTCTCCCACAGGGCAGTAGGAATAATCTGAAAAACACGTCTTTGGGCAGAATCTCATAGATCTCAAAAGCTTGAATGTAATAACTTACGCCGCCGCAATAGTGCAACATCAAGACTTACAGGTGTTATATGAATCTGTCCTTAAAACAGAAAATAACCTTTGCTTTCACGTCGGCCATCGTCGTCATGGCAACACTGCTCACGTGGCAATCCACCTCTGAACAATACGAGCAAAACCATAACTCAACATACCTTAGAGCCGATGGCATCATTCATGCCGAAACCGAGTCGATCAAACAATGGATCGATATCAGAACCAACATCATTGTCAGTACAGGTGCGCTGCTAGAAGCCGGAAATATTGAACGCGCTTTGATACAAGCTAAAGAAAACGGCCATTTTCAAGAAGTCACTTTTGGCAATACTCACGGCGCGCTTTTTAGCTCGAATAATACCGAGCTGAAATCAAACACCGATGCCAGAAGCGAACTTTGGTACCAAAAAGGCGCAAGTTCCAATGAGCCAGTGACCAGTAAAGCTTACAAAGATAAAGTGACCGGGAAAATGGTGATCACCATTGCTGCGCCTGTCACTCGCAATGGAAAACTTCAAGGCGTTATCGCAGCAGACTTGGACGTTGAAAACCTTATTTCAAACATTGTGAACCTCGATATTGGTGAGAATGCTACACCAATGTTGATCGATGAATATGACGGTACATTAGTTGCGCACCCTTCTTCTCCCCTTCTCATGCAACCTACGACTCATATTCACAGAGACCTAACCCTTGACTTCATTCTCAACGCGGAAGAGAAACATCGCATTGATATTTTCAATCAAGACGCTGAGCCACAACTCTTTTACGTTAAGAAGATTCCAGATAGCCATTGGTTGTTCGCCATTCAAATGGACAGAGCGACCGAAGAAGCTGGATACAAGGCGTTCCGACATCAATTGATCATTACCGCGGTGATTTTAACGATCGTTCTCATTGCGTTGGTTCTGTCTTTGATTTCGTACCTGTTCAAAGATCTGCTGGCCGTTCGAGACTCGCTTGAAGAGATTGCTTCTGGCGAAGGAGATTTAACACAACGAATCAACCCACGTTCTGATGACGAAGTGGGTCAACTGGCCAATAACTTCAATACCTTTGTATCCAAGATGCACGGTATGGTCACGACCTTAAAGGCGATATCGGCGTCGCTCAATCAGCAAGCTAAGATAACGTCTCAACAAGCCGAAGCGCGCAGTGTCCGCATTATCACGCAGCAAGATGAAGTAAACATGGTGGCGACCGCTGTAGGTGAAATGTCAGCAGCCACTTCAGAGATTGCCTCGAATGCAGAAAATACCGCTCAGAATTCTCAAGTAGCGGTTGAAGCTTGTCATGAAGGCGCCTCTCAAGTGACGAACTCACAAACGTCCATTGAGGAACTGGCGACCGAAGTCCAGACAGCAACCGATGTGATACTCAAACTAGAAACGCACGCGACAAGCATCAATGCGATTCTATCGACGATCCAAGACATTGCTGAGCAAACTAATCTACTTGCCCTTAATGCAGCAATTGAAGCTGCCAGAGCTGGCGAGCAAGGACGAGGCTTTGCAGTTGTTGCGGATGAAGTACGTGTGTTGTCACAGCGCACGCACGCATCAACGCAAGAGATTCAACAAACGATTGAGCTGCTTCAATCCACCACCAGCAATGCCGTTAAGGTGATGGGCCAAAGTCAGAATAAAGCGATGGAAAGTGTTACGGTTGCAACGACAGCTTCGACCAACATCACCAGCATTAACTCAGCGGTTGATTTGATTTCAGATATGGCTGCGCAAATCGCGGCGGCAGCAGAGGAACAAAGCATTGTGACCAATGAAATCACCATCAACACCGAAGGGATTCGTGCTGTGTCTGATGAATTAGCGTTAGAAGCGAAGGATGCTGCCTCTCAAGCGGTGAAGTTATCGGGGCTTGCTAACGAACTCGATGTGGAAATATCAGCATTCAAGCTCGGCTAAATCGTAAATAGCTTTTGGCTTTTGGCTTATAGCTAAGCAAAACTCGAGGGAGTTAGGCAACTCTGACTCCCTTTCCTCAATTCAAAATCCAAACATCAAATTAGGTTTACCATGCCATTAATTAACTTAGTAAGCTTCTTTGCTATCGGGTGTATTTTTCTTTCACTCGTCAATGCCAATACGGGTATCTAGAGAACGGGAGTTTAAGAACATAAGAAGTGATCAGCAGTGACTCTCCGTTTCCTCTGCTCAGCGTTTCTTCAGCTCAGCTTGTCTTTTTCATACTCGTCACCTCAATGCGCTTACATTGAGGACAAAGCAAGTAGTAATGGGTTCCGTAGGCGTAATCTCGTACAAGAGAAAGAGGCTTAATGGAGCAAGCACAACCACTCTCATGATTTGATTGGTCTGGAGTGATTTTGAAACGGTTGGCTATCAGTAACTGCTGTATTCCTGGTTGTGTCATCGCTTGTCTTATCGTCGTTAAGTGCATATAAGCCTCGCTCAGTCAGTTACATTTGGGAGAATGAAGGGTTCGACGATTTAAGCACGAGTAGATACTCAATCAGCTTGTATTTTTGAACGTAAGACACCGACTTAGCGTGTTCAGAATGACATCGGCTCATATTCCAACGCTCGACGACTTGTCTGTCACGGCACGTTAGATATTCCGTTTCTGCTTTGGTGATGAGAGATGCTTCCTGCATCGAGAATCCTTGGCTTTTCAGTAAATTTAAGACTGCATTATGGATAGGAGAACTCGAACACATTAACTGGGCACCTCACATGTGGTCACTTTTTGTACGAAGACGCCCATTATTAATAATTTTCAGAGGATGCACAGGAAAATGACAATTTCCAAAACATAAAAGCCCCAGAACGCTGACACGCTCCGGGGCTCGTTTTTATCGTTGCCAGTTAAAAACTGACTTTATTCTGCGTTACTTCTTTGTGTTCTCAAGCACGTAATTTGGCCCTGCTGTTTCAGCCGTTACCACTGCCAGTTTAGACACATCTGCACCTTCACCTTGGTAAGCATTCATGCCGTTTTCGACCGCTACTTTTGGTAGTTCAACCGAGTAGCTTTCAATCAGCTCAGAGTCCGTCACTTGACCCACGTAAGTTTCGTCTGTGTAAGTCGCACCCACTAATGGGAAGTCGTGAGTGGCACGCACACTTACAAACTCAGGAGATTGCGAGTTATCAACCACGTTGTGTTTGAACGCCACGTCCACACCTGCATAGATGCCTTCAACTTCTGCGTTGTTAAACAGGCTTACACGGTGGCTTTGGTTACCGTAAACAATGCCCCACTCAGTATCGACTAGAGAGTTGTTTTCAATAGTGATGTTTTTCGGAGTCCATTGCTTGTTAAGCTCTTTGCCTTTCACCGATTGATCTAACTGCTCGCCATTCGCTACGTCGATGATGCCCGTGTTAATCACGATACCGCCACGTAGGTCAGCGTTGCCTTCAATCACACCATCACGGCCACGAGTGTTAGCAATGTAGTTGTTGCGGATCACATGGTCTTCATCGTAGATACGAATGCCGCCCGTTAGGCGTTTCTCGTTACCCAAGATCATGTTGTTCTCAACCGTGTTGCCTTTACCGTGACGCAATGAAATCAGTGCCGCACTTTGGAAGATTGTGTTACCTGAAATCGTGTTGTCGCCCGACTTAATAGAGATAAGCTCACGCTCACCATCCATATCGATCATCAGGTTGTTTACAAACTTAGAGCTTGAATCCCACTGTGAAGATTTAGAATCGCCGATACGGATCGCTTCCCAGCTGTTGCCGTTGTAACGAATCGCTTCTTTGATATCGAATTCATTAAACTGGTTCGGCTTTTGATCCATAAAGATGTTGTTCGCGATCAGGTGGTTGTCTGACGTGTCGTCCTTTTGAACGCCAATCAAAGTACCGCGCTTTTGCTTACCTTCGAAACGGTTGTTAATCACTTTGCCGTCTTTACCCCATAGAGAAACCCAAAGGTACTTTGGATACTCAGAGCGACGCTCATCTGGCTCGTACGTGTAATCGTGGTTGAAGTAGTAGAATGTTGAGTTTTGCAGCGTGTTGCCATTACCCATCATGCGTACTGCGCCAAAACGCTCGTTTGGACCACCTTCCGTAAACACTAGGCCATCAAGCGTGATGTCATCACCTTTCAATTCAAACTGGATCAAGCCAGTGATCCACGCAGAACCTGCTTGTTCAGCTTTGATGGTGATGTCATTTGCAGTAATCGTCACTTGACCTAAGTTCGCGTATTTATCGTTAGGGATAACAACTTCGTCGCCATCTTTTAGGTTTTCAAATTGCGCTTTTAGTGCAGCCACTTGTTCTTCTGACGCAACGTCTAGTGTATTGCCATCAACCTCAGTTAAGCGGTCACTAGTTAGTAAGTAGCTACGGTCAATTTCGCTGATCGAAGGCACCGCTTGCTCAGCTGCGTTGATTACGGGTGCTGCTTTTTCTTGAGTCGTGCAGCCTGTCGCGAAAGCTAACGTAAACGCGCTAATAATGCTTACCGAAATTAATTTTTTCTTCATCTTACATCTCACATTAAATAATGGATTACCAAAATAACGGCCACCCTAACTGGTGACCGTTTTATTAAAGTTTTCTTTGTTTGAACTTATAATTTCTTAAGACTTGTCGTCTTGTTGAAGCCGTATCTCTTGAGGGATAAGGATTTAGCTTTCAGCTGGGGTTACTTCGTCTTGCTTCTCGACCTTGTCATCCACCGCTTTAACAAGCAGCAAACCAACAGAGAATACAATCAAGCCACAAAGAACGAACACCATGCGTCCCCACATTGGGTTAGGCAGTACGAACATTGTCATTACGCCCACACCTGCAACTGCGATAAGTGAACCCAACATACGACGTTGCTTGTTATCCAGTTTCTTCTGCTCGTTACTCTCAGCAACCAATGGTGTCGCTAGGTTGTTGAAGAACTTGTCCACGTCTTTCTCACGGTGCTCAGCAAGAGGCTTGTAGAACAGTGTTGATAGTACGAAGAAGCCAGCAGTAAATACGATGTGACCGATAAGGCCGATAGCCACTTTCAGGTCAGCCCACTCACGGCCTGTTAGCTCGTTTAGACCGAACCAGTTTTGGATCATGTCAGCAGTGATAACGAAACCTACGAAGTAAGAAACCACACCACCTACAACTAGCGTGCCCCAACCTGCCCAATCCGGTGTTTTACGGATGAAGAAGCCACAGAATGCTGGAATCGTCATTGGGAAGCCTATCAATGCGCCCACGTACATCATGGTGTCGAAAAGGCTCAGACCTTTAAGAGAGTTGATGAACAGAGCAACCAAGATGATAGCGATGCCGAAGAAAGTAGACGTTAGTTTAGACACAACCATTAGCTCTTTCTCTGTCGCTTTAGGGCGAAGAATCGGCTCATAGAAGTTCTTAACGAAGATACCTGAGTTACGGTTTAGACCAGAGTCCATTGAAGACATGGTTGCTGCGAACATAGCGGCAATCAGAAGACCAACCATACCTGCTGGCATGTATTCTTGAACGAAGTAAAGGTAAGCGAAGTCAGCGGCTTTGCTGCCAGCTTCAGGGTAAGCTGCTGCTAAATCAACACCTTGACCAGCCATGAACCAAGAAGGCATGAACCAGATGATTGGACCAAGCGTCATTAGTACACATGCAAGTAGAGCGGCTTTACGTGCGTTGTTTGAGTCTTTCGCAGCAAGGTAACGGTAAGAGTTAAGCATGTTGTTGGTAATGCTGAACTGCTTTAAGAAGATGAACACAGCCCAGATGCTGAAGATGCTCATGTAGTTAAGGTTGTCACCCGTGATGAACGAGTCCGTTGGGAAGTCGCTAACGATCTGCGTAACACCGCCACCGTGGTAAATAGCAACGACTGCACATGTCACCGTTACTGCCATGATGATAACCATCTGCATAAAGTCAGATGCGATTACCGCCCAAGAGCCACCCGTCACTGACATGATCAGTACAACCAGACCCGTTAGGATAATCGTTGTTGTCATATCAAAGCCGAAGATACCCGATGCGATGATCGCTAGACCATTCAACCAGATACCTGCGGAGATAACGCTGTTTGGCATACCAGACCAAGTGAATACTTGCTCATTCACTTTACCAAAACGCATGCGAATCGCTTCAATTACCGTCACAACACGCAGTTGACGGAACTTAGGAGCGAAGTAAAGGTAGTTCATTAAGTAACCGAACGCGTTAGCAATGAAGATAATCGCTACCGCAAAACCATCGGTAAAAGCTTTACCTGCGGCGCCGGTAAATGTCCACGCACTGAACTGGGTCATAAATGCTGTTGCACCTACCATCCACCACAGCATGTTACCTCCTCCGCGGAAGTAATCACTTGTCGTACTTGTAAACGTTCTAAACATCCACCCTATCGCAATTAAGAATAGGAAATAGATGCCAACTATCAGGGTATTGAGTTCCATCTTTAAGACCTTTTTATTTATGTTTTTTGTTAGGGTCACTATAGATAGATGGCAAGCATATTTGTACTACAATAATTTAAATGCGTGACAATGATCTTACAGTCTGACTCTCAATTAATCATACAAGTGATCGAGTTCAAATTTGCACCGCCTGGGAGCACCTTTTCATCAACTTAGTGCAGACTCCAGCGCCGGAAACTCATCAAAACCCCGTAAAATAAGAACAAAGTCACTAAAACACTGATAACAGTTGTTAAAAACGGTTAATCGTTACGGAAAATTTTCATATGCGAACAACGGAAACACCGCTAGATATAGTTTATGAAAATGAATATACGCGACACATTTGTATTACAAATATCACAAATTTATAGTCAAATTTCGCTTTGAAAAGTTCCCTTCATTAGACCGCTAATAATGAAAACTTGAAAACCACTAATAGATACTGACAGTCGGCCACTGAAGTGAAATGCTTTTAACACACCGGTTACACTTTCCCCTGTCCAATAAAAAGGTGTCATTATGAAGAAATACATCCCTATATTGATTGCTCTTAGTACGATGTCTTCTATGAGTTATGCAGCTACATCACGCGAAGATGCTGTCGACTATTTACAGATGCGTAAAGGCTTGGCTTATCAAGTAAACCATTCAAAACCCTTTACTGGTCAGTTTGAAGAGAAGTTCGATAACGGACAAGTCGCGACCCAAGCTCAATTTGCCGACGGCCTAGAACTTGGTTTAGAAACCAGTTGGTATCCAAATGGCCAAGTCGCTTCTAAAGTGAATTACGTTAAAGGTGAATTACAAGGCAAGGCAGAAACCTGGTATCCCAACGGGCAGAAGAAAGCCGAGCTCAACTATAAAGACAACGAACTATCAGGTGTTGCCTCTCGATGGTATCCAAATGGCGAACAAAGCCTAACGGCAGAATACAGTGACGGACAAAAAGATGGTCAGGTCACTGACTACTACCCGAATGGCAATAAGGCGAGCCAAGCGAAATTCAGTGACGGTGAAATGGCGAACGGGAAACTGACTCGCTGGAACTCTAACGGCGACAAGGTCGAAGAACTGACGTTCAAAGACCAGAAAATCACGTCAAAACAAGTGTGGATGCCGACTCAAAGCTAGATTTGCTCAGTCGCTAGGTCTTCATAAAAGCTAAGCCTACTTTATGTCGCTTATAGAGAAATGCGTAACCTAAAACATAGCCACAAAAACTCATACTATGGTTGTTAGATAGCCTTTCTCTCAAACAAATCGACACTAGAAACGAGCATTCATGTAAACCGACGTGAATGCTCGTATTTTTTTGCCCCTAGACAGTGCCTTCCCTCTCCCGCTTGTTGTATTCCTTTCTCTTCCAGCTGACTTCCACCAATCTGTTAGTGACAAAGCGATCTCTAGCGCCAAAACAGCCTCTTAGTGACAAAAAGATCACCAATAGTCATTGAAATAATGAATATTTAACTTGTTAATAATCATTTTATAAAATACTGTTAGCAAACGTTTCCGTTGCGAGTCAGATCTCATTTTTCGTCCTCATAAGCTATTTAACACGCAAATTAGAGAAACACGATTCCAAATACGTTGTTGAGTAATATTGTTTGCTTTGGTGCCCGTCTATGAAAATTAAAACTTCCCTAATTAGCCTTACTTGTTTATCCATCCTGTCTTTACTGATCGTGGTTTCATTTACAGAACTGGCCAATCTAAAACTGATCAAACTTGAGAAAACGCTGATCAAGGTAAAGTCACTCGAAGTCTCTATGCTTCAGCTCAATCGAACAGAATTAGAGCTTCTGATAAGCCACGATAAAACGCTCAAGCCAGTGTTTGCTCAAGAGTACTCTCACTTTCAACAACTTATGGGCGGTTTCTCAGTCTTGCTTAAAGAGTCTGATATCGCAGTCCCTGAGTTAGAGAAGTTGACACTTGAAGTAAAGCAATACAACAAAGACTTTTCGTTAATGGTCGATGCCATCGACCGCAACCCCGCCAAAGTCGCTGAACTGAAATCAGAAATGAAAATGCTGTTTGAAGATATTCTCTCTATATTCATCAACGTTGAAGGCCGATTAGAACAGCAAGTCGAATCGATTCAGCAAACCATTACCACCTTCATTGTAAGCTCCATTATTACCGTCGCTGCGTTATTGATGGCGCTGTCTTTTGGCATCTCATCTCGCGTAGCAAAGAAAATAGCCTCGCTGAACTCAACCATGATGCTCGTCGCCCAACAGCGCGACTTTACCGTAAGAGCTGAAGACAAGGGATCGGATGAGATTGCCGATATCGCAAAGGCATTTAATACAGTCCTTACTGATATTCGTCAGCTCGTCGGCCAAGTTCAGGGCTCTATTAAAGAGCTCGGCAATATTTCGAACCAGCTACAACATGACGGAATGGAAGTTGAGAGTGCTTTAAACAAACAGCAGCAACAGACCGAGAACATTGCGACCGCGATAAACCAGATGGGCAGCAATATTCAAAACGTAGCGACCAACAGTGAAAACGCTTCATCCAATGCGCAAACCAGTTTCGCTACGGCAAACGAAGGTCTGAATAATGTGGCATTCACCAGAGACACCATCAATACCCTATCGACTGATCTTGTCAGTGCCAGTGAAGAAGTGAATCGCCTTTCTGTTCACTCAGAGAAGATCAATACTGTATTAGAAGTGATTAAAGACATCGCAGAACAAACCAACCTACTTGCTCTCAATGCAGCCATCGAGGCAGCTCGTGCGGGAGAACAAGGCCGTGGTTTTGCGGTGGTGGCAGATGAAGTAAGAACGTTGGCTGGCCGAACACAACTTTCGACCGAAGAGATCTCAAAGATAATCCAAGGCGTTCAAGACCAAACACAAACGGTCGTTAATACGATTCAAAGTTGTTGTGAGAAAGGCAACAGCAGCGTCGACTCTTGTGAGAATGCGCATTCAAGAATCACTTCTGTTATCGCTGACATGGAAACGATTTTAAACAACAGTTTGGAAGTGGCGAATGCAATGAAAGAGCAAAGCGCTGTTACCTCAGAGATCATTGAAAACGTGGGTGCCATTAAGCAGCTAACATTGGCCAATGTAACGGGAGCGTCGAAAAACGCCGCTTCTGCAACGTCTGTGGTAGAACAAACCGACGCACTTGAGCGAGCTGTCATCAACCTAAGAGCCTAGCTTTTAAACCGCGGTTTACACGCTTATTGAGCCTCAAACGACTCTTTACTCAAATTCCAGATAAAAAAACGCTCATGTTGCCTGTATCAACATGAGCGCAAGGGCAGATCTTCGACTACCATCTCCTACCTTTCTAAATGAAAGCAGAAGTTATAATTAGAATAGTTGGGAGCAATAATCAAAATGCTCTTGCAAGCACTTCAACGATTTCTTTTTTTCATCGATTTAGAGAGGCGTTAACCGTCTTAACTAAATTCGATTCTATATAGCAGGCGATGTCACTGCCTTGCCTACTACATTTCAAACCAGCTCTGATTGAAGCTTTTATCACCTCAAGCAAATGCCTCGTCCTTTGAACTATCCGTTCCTCTATCCACTTTACTTCACTACTTAGCGGTTGTTTGTTGAATCTACATATATTCAACATACGAAAGATAAGTGTTGCTACATAAAGTTAGTAAATAATAATGTATTACAAATAAAAATAACATCTAAAGATTCAATTTTTTGCTGTAGCGCACATTTATTGATAAACAAGAACTTTATAAACAGACTTATCAAGATGAATTAACCAATAAAAACATGATGTTATATCAACCCTTAACTTTGTAACCCTTTGTAAATAGTGGTTTTGTCACTACAACACGATCTAATTCACAGATCATCACGCC from Vibrio pomeroyi encodes the following:
- a CDS encoding methyl-accepting chemotaxis protein; this translates as MKIKTSLISLTCLSILSLLIVVSFTELANLKLIKLEKTLIKVKSLEVSMLQLNRTELELLISHDKTLKPVFAQEYSHFQQLMGGFSVLLKESDIAVPELEKLTLEVKQYNKDFSLMVDAIDRNPAKVAELKSEMKMLFEDILSIFINVEGRLEQQVESIQQTITTFIVSSIITVAALLMALSFGISSRVAKKIASLNSTMMLVAQQRDFTVRAEDKGSDEIADIAKAFNTVLTDIRQLVGQVQGSIKELGNISNQLQHDGMEVESALNKQQQQTENIATAINQMGSNIQNVATNSENASSNAQTSFATANEGLNNVAFTRDTINTLSTDLVSASEEVNRLSVHSEKINTVLEVIKDIAEQTNLLALNAAIEAARAGEQGRGFAVVADEVRTLAGRTQLSTEEISKIIQGVQDQTQTVVNTIQSCCEKGNSSVDSCENAHSRITSVIADMETILNNSLEVANAMKEQSAVTSEIIENVGAIKQLTLANVTGASKNAASATSVVEQTDALERAVINLRA